Proteins encoded together in one Pectinophora gossypiella chromosome 20, ilPecGoss1.1, whole genome shotgun sequence window:
- the LOC126376067 gene encoding uncharacterized protein LOC126376067, with translation MLEFFYIINLHNILNTMYLTDFLIFRSNYEYSSGSDSQLPLAPTSALKVLKKKPASKRKPAESTPTPTSSKKKSRSSANDEAGATATYSSSTGPGGLFGFETGATSGTSKSAVLQTYLTSRVPNGRVRRELVNQSGEYYIEFRVYNTEKAVASKPDQRWKEAEVTLKVKLDRGTPQWEKMQSFMQRIHNLFEDCEPVFISE, from the exons atgttggagtttttttacataataaatttacacaacATTTTAAATACCATGTACCTAACCGATTTCTTAATTTTCAGGTCTAACTACGAATATTCATCCGGTTCGGACTCCCAACTGCCGCTGGCGCCTACGTCTGCGCTGAAAGTGTTGAAAAAGAAGCCTGCGAGCAAGAGGAAGCCGGCGGAGTCGACCCCAACGCCTACTAG ttctaaaaagaaGTCGCGTTCGAGCGCCAACGACGAGGCAGGCGCGACCGCAACGTATTCATCGAG TACTGGCCCTGGAGGACTCTTCGGGTTTGAGACGGGAGCAACTTCGGGGACGTCGAAGTCTGCAGTGCTGCAGACTTATTTGACCAGCCGCGTCCCCAACGGTCGAGTGCGCCGGGAGCTCGTCAACCAGTCTGGCGAGTACTATATAGAGTTCCGGGTGTATAACACCGAGAAAGCTGTTGCCTCTAAACCAGATCAGCGGTGGAAAGAGGCTGAAGTTACTCTTAAAGTAAAGTTAGATCGGGGGACTCCGCAGTGGGAGAAAATGCAATCGTTTATGCAGcggattcataatttatttgaagattGTGAGCCCGTCTTCATAAGcgaatag